In Cicer arietinum cultivar CDC Frontier isolate Library 1 chromosome 7, Cicar.CDCFrontier_v2.0, whole genome shotgun sequence, a single window of DNA contains:
- the LOC101498785 gene encoding protein ALWAYS EARLY 3 isoform X1 — protein MGPTRKSRSVNKRFSNIREAASSKDKDAANTGKNRKKASPGIPKKRKLADMLGPQWSKEELERFYEAYREYGKDWKKVAIAVRNRNMEMVEALYTMNRAYLSLPEGTASVVGLIAMMTDHYSILGGSDSGKESNEDAEICKMSKKRPRGKHPNDNNPLDGNFSDHSQPHSVASDDGCLSLLKKRHSGIRPHAVRKRTPRVPISYSIGKDNGGKFFSSARQDSKQMVDTNDVTHKIALALAEASQRGGSSKVSGSPNKKNMPSPNLKIGKKHVKSEIVGAKFCNSRMDEGSSELSLGSTEGDNGDYSRKLIQRSGRENTGRGRNQEKGTKHYRKNLEPEENINKHLNGIKEASSGTDDGKNQSSFKSCFDTDFANAKSARSSYKGLRKKSKKILFEKDEGSAFDALKTLADLSLMMPATNPDTESSVQFNEGNCDVVDESKMETDNGNSSRKSGKVFSDKAAAAPEVKGVYQFNAGSRKRKQKSFTSKNDETHTDSHLSGSQKIKVTDEVKKSMVKGKRSSVSTAHSRQLKMVKSIGNMSSNINDKIEMDDSSFSPIKALSTNQVGQVNKDRPRRKMEKPKAMVQDPTMSENIFSSQHDKSIATYWWNSFECQKAQVKLINCLSSYQMRRWCTSEWFYSAIDYPWFSKREFVEYLDHVGLGHVPRLTRIEWGVIRSSLGRPRRFSEQFLIEEKHKLNQYRESVRSHYAEVLAGTKEGLPVDLAQPLIVGQRVIAIHPKTREIHDGSILTVDHCRYRVQFDQPELGVEFVMDIDCMPLYPSENMPMSLIRHHITPARINENLSELTRNGKPTQRKISEHTILSASENSDAIKGLCIPPAMHVTGTLSKQGFSSSCKSQAKVVCSEICNGQSASSSQSPLLERVHSKEADILAISELTRALDKKELVLSELKHMNDGVSESQKYGDNSVKDSEPFKRNYASVLKQLTEANEQVSSGLFCLRQRNAYQASSSVLSLKPMANFDDPGGQASSSNCSVCHNQESISQSHIADIVESSRRKAQTMVVQITQAISDFRKTESKVERIEDAINFVNNRLSATNFLPMDSITLASQDQLTAGSILNRLARCHVQDAELNSSSDQNEMKIPSELISHCLATLLMIQKCTERQFPPADVAQVLDSAVTSLQPFCSKNLPIYGEIQKYMGIIRNQILALIPT, from the exons ATGGGCCCTACCAGGAAATCTAGAAGTGTAAATAAGAGGTTCTCTAATATTCGTGAGGCTGCATCTAGTAAAGATAAAGATGCAGCAAATACTGGCAAGAATAGGAAGAAGGCGAGTCCTGGTATTCCGAAG AAGAGAAAATTGGCCGACATGTTAGGGCCACAATGGAGTAAGGAGGAGCTTGAACGTTTCTATGAAGCTTACCGTGAATATGGGAAAGACTGGAAGAAG GTTGCTATTGCAGTACGTAATAGGAACATGGAAATGGTAGAAGCCTTGTACACTATGAACAGG GCATACTTATCTCTTCCAGAGGGCACTGCTTCTGTTGTTGGACTGATAGCAATGATGACAGATCACTATAGTATACTG GGAGGAAGTGACAGTGGAAAAGAAAGCAATGAAGATGCAGAAATATGTAAAATGTCTAAAAAACGTCCACGGGGAAAACATCCAAATGACAATAACCCACTAGATGGAAACTTTTCAGATCATTCTCAGCCACATTCTGTTGCATCAGATGATGGCTGTCTGTCATTGTTGAAGAAGAGGCATTCTG GAATTAGGCCTCATGCTGTTCGAAAAAGAACTCCCCGTGTCCCTATTTCATATTCTATTGGCAAAGATAATGGGGGGAAGTTTTTTTCATCTGCTAGGCAGGACTCCAAACAAATGGTTGATACAAATGATGTCACTCATAAAATTGCATTAGCATTGGCAGAGGCTTCACAAAGAGGTGGTTCTTCAAAAGTTTCTGGATCGCCAAACAAGAAAAACATGCCATCACCCAATCTGAAAATTGGGAAGAAG CATGTTAAATCAGAAATAGTCGGGGCCAAGTTTTGCAACTCTCGCATGGATGAGGGTAGTTCTGAGTTGAGTTTAGGAAGCACAGAAGGTGATAATGGAGATTATTCTAGAAAATTAATTCAGCGAAGTGGTAGAGAAAATACTGGAAGAGGAAGGAATCAGGAAAAGGGAACAAAACACTACAGAAAGAACTTAGAACCTGAGGAAAATATAAACAAACATTTGAATGGCATAAAGGAGGCCTCCAGTGGGACCGATGATGGTAAAAATCAGAGTTCCTTCAAATCCTGTTTTGACACAGATTTTGCAAATGCAAAAAGTGCGAGGTCTTCTTACAAGGGTCTTagaaagaaaagtaaaaaaatactttttgagAAAG ATGAAGGTTCCGCATTCGATGCTCTGAAAACTTTGGCTGATCTTTCTTTGATGATGCCAGCAACAAACCCTGACACTG AGTCATCTGTGCAGTTCAATGAAGGAAACTGTGATGTGGTTGATGAGTCTAAAATGGAAACAGATAATGGAAACAGTTCAAGAAAATCAGGCAAGGTTTTTTCTGATAAAGCAGCTGCTGCTCCCGAAGTAAAGGGAGTGTACCAGTTTAATGCAGGAAGcaggaaaagaaaacaaaaatcgTTTACCTCAAAA AATGATGAAACACATACTGATTCTCATTTAAGTGGTTCCCAGAAAATAAAG GTTACTGATGAGGTGAAGAAGTCCATGGTTAAAGGCAAGCGATCATCTGTCAGTACAGCGCATTCCAGACAACTAAAAATGGTGAAATCCATAGGAAATATGTCTTCAAATATTAACGAcaaaatagaaatggatgatTCATCTTTTTCCCCCATAAAAGCTTTGTCTACTAACCAAGTCGGTCAAGTAAACAAAGACCGACCTAGAAGAAAGATGGAAAAACCAAAAGCAATGGTACAAGATCCTACAATGTCTGAAAATATTTTTAGCAGTCAACATGATAAGTCCATTGCTACATACTGGTGGAATAGTTTTGAATGTCAAAAG GCACAGGTAAAGCTTATTAATTGTCTGTCTTCATATCAAATGCGGAGATGGTGCACCTCTGAATGGTTTTATAGTGCTATTGACTATCCATGGTTTTCAAAGAGAGAGTTTGTAGAGTACTTGGACCATGTTGGACTGGGTCATGTTCCCAGATTGACTCGTATTGAGTGGGGAGTCATTAGAAG TTCTCTTGGTAGACCACGGAGATTTTCAGAGCAATTTTTGATAGAAGAAAAACATAAACTTAATCAGTACAGGGAGTCTGTCAGATCACATTATGCTGAAGTTCTTGCTGGTACCAAGGAAGGCCTGCCTGTTGATTTGGCCCAGCCATTAATAGTTGGGCAGCGTGTTATTGCTATTCATCCAAAGACTAGGGAGATTCATGATGGAAGTATACTGACTGTGGACCATTGTAGATACCGGGTTCAATTTGACCAACCTGAACTTGGAGTTGAGTTTGTCATG GATATTGACTGCATGCCTTTGTATCCATCTGAAAATATGCCCATGTCTCTCATACGACACCATATCACTCCTGCTAGAATAAATGAGAACCTTAGTGAGCTTACCCGTAATGGGAAACCAACACAAAGAAAGATCTCCGAGCACACAATATTGTCTGCAAGTGAGAACTCAGATGCCATTAAAGGTCTCTGTATACCACCTGCTATGCATGTTACTGGTACTTTGTCAAAACAg GGGTTTTCTTCAAGTTGCAAATCACAAGCAAAAGTTGTGTGCAGTGAGATTTGTAATGGCCAATCAGCATCAAGTTCTCAGTCTCCCCTTCTTGAACGTGTCCATTCAAAAGAAGCTGATATATTAGCTATTTCCGAATTGACTCGTGCTCTAGACAAAAAG GAACTTGTGTTGTCTGAACTGAAGCACATGAATGACGGTGTATCAGAAAGCCAGAAATACGGAGACAACTCGGTGAAGGATTCAGAACCTTTTAAAAGGAATTATGCTTCAGTACTTAAGCAATTAACTGAAGCAAATGAACAG GTTTCTTCTGGCTTGTTTTGCTTGAGGCAACGTAATGCATATCAAGCAAGTTCCTCAGTTTTGTCATTGAAGCCCATGGCAAATTTTGATGATCCTGGTGGTCAGGCTAGCTCTTCCAATTGTTCAGTTTGCCACAACCAAGAATCTATATCTCAAAGTCATATAGCTGATATTGTTGAAAGTTCAAGAAGAAAAGCCCAAACCATGGTTGTTCAAATTACTCAG GCAATATCTGATTTTAGAAAGACAGAAAGTAAGGTTGAAAGAATCGAAGATGCAATAAATTTTGTCAATAATCGGCTTTCAGCCACAAATTTTCTGCCCATGGATTCAATTACTTTAGCTTCTCAGGATCAATTGACTGCCGGCAGCATATTAAACCGCTTGGCAAGGTGCCATGTACAAGATGCCGAACTTAACAGTTCATCTGaccaaaatgaaatgaaaattcCCTCAGAACTCATATCTCATTGTCTAGCTACACTGCTCATGATTCAG AAATGTACGGAACGACAATTTCCCCCAGCTGATGTTGCTCAGGTACTAGATTCTGCTGTCACCAGTTTGCAGCCATTTTGTTCAAAGAATCTTCCAATATATGGTGAGATACAGAAATACATGGGTATCATAAGAAATCAGATATTGGCGCTCATACCTACCTAG
- the LOC101498785 gene encoding protein ALWAYS EARLY 3 isoform X3 → MPHSVASDDGCLSLLKKRHSGIRPHAVRKRTPRVPISYSIGKDNGGKFFSSARQDSKQMVDTNDVTHKIALALAEASQRGGSSKVSGSPNKKNMPSPNLKIGKKHVKSEIVGAKFCNSRMDEGSSELSLGSTEGDNGDYSRKLIQRSGRENTGRGRNQEKGTKHYRKNLEPEENINKHLNGIKEASSGTDDGKNQSSFKSCFDTDFANAKSARSSYKGLRKKSKKILFEKDEGSAFDALKTLADLSLMMPATNPDTESSVQFNEGNCDVVDESKMETDNGNSSRKSGKVFSDKAAAAPEVKGVYQFNAGSRKRKQKSFTSKNDETHTDSHLSGSQKIKVTDEVKKSMVKGKRSSVSTAHSRQLKMVKSIGNMSSNINDKIEMDDSSFSPIKALSTNQVGQVNKDRPRRKMEKPKAMVQDPTMSENIFSSQHDKSIATYWWNSFECQKAQVKLINCLSSYQMRRWCTSEWFYSAIDYPWFSKREFVEYLDHVGLGHVPRLTRIEWGVIRSSLGRPRRFSEQFLIEEKHKLNQYRESVRSHYAEVLAGTKEGLPVDLAQPLIVGQRVIAIHPKTREIHDGSILTVDHCRYRVQFDQPELGVEFVMDIDCMPLYPSENMPMSLIRHHITPARINENLSELTRNGKPTQRKISEHTILSASENSDAIKGLCIPPAMHVTGTLSKQGFSSSCKSQAKVVCSEICNGQSASSSQSPLLERVHSKEADILAISELTRALDKKELVLSELKHMNDGVSESQKYGDNSVKDSEPFKRNYASVLKQLTEANEQVSSGLFCLRQRNAYQASSSVLSLKPMANFDDPGGQASSSNCSVCHNQESISQSHIADIVESSRRKAQTMVVQITQAISDFRKTESKVERIEDAINFVNNRLSATNFLPMDSITLASQDQLTAGSILNRLARCHVQDAELNSSSDQNEMKIPSELISHCLATLLMIQKCTERQFPPADVAQVLDSAVTSLQPFCSKNLPIYGEIQKYMGIIRNQILALIPT, encoded by the exons atgcCACATTCTGTTGCATCAGATGATGGCTGTCTGTCATTGTTGAAGAAGAGGCATTCTG GAATTAGGCCTCATGCTGTTCGAAAAAGAACTCCCCGTGTCCCTATTTCATATTCTATTGGCAAAGATAATGGGGGGAAGTTTTTTTCATCTGCTAGGCAGGACTCCAAACAAATGGTTGATACAAATGATGTCACTCATAAAATTGCATTAGCATTGGCAGAGGCTTCACAAAGAGGTGGTTCTTCAAAAGTTTCTGGATCGCCAAACAAGAAAAACATGCCATCACCCAATCTGAAAATTGGGAAGAAG CATGTTAAATCAGAAATAGTCGGGGCCAAGTTTTGCAACTCTCGCATGGATGAGGGTAGTTCTGAGTTGAGTTTAGGAAGCACAGAAGGTGATAATGGAGATTATTCTAGAAAATTAATTCAGCGAAGTGGTAGAGAAAATACTGGAAGAGGAAGGAATCAGGAAAAGGGAACAAAACACTACAGAAAGAACTTAGAACCTGAGGAAAATATAAACAAACATTTGAATGGCATAAAGGAGGCCTCCAGTGGGACCGATGATGGTAAAAATCAGAGTTCCTTCAAATCCTGTTTTGACACAGATTTTGCAAATGCAAAAAGTGCGAGGTCTTCTTACAAGGGTCTTagaaagaaaagtaaaaaaatactttttgagAAAG ATGAAGGTTCCGCATTCGATGCTCTGAAAACTTTGGCTGATCTTTCTTTGATGATGCCAGCAACAAACCCTGACACTG AGTCATCTGTGCAGTTCAATGAAGGAAACTGTGATGTGGTTGATGAGTCTAAAATGGAAACAGATAATGGAAACAGTTCAAGAAAATCAGGCAAGGTTTTTTCTGATAAAGCAGCTGCTGCTCCCGAAGTAAAGGGAGTGTACCAGTTTAATGCAGGAAGcaggaaaagaaaacaaaaatcgTTTACCTCAAAA AATGATGAAACACATACTGATTCTCATTTAAGTGGTTCCCAGAAAATAAAG GTTACTGATGAGGTGAAGAAGTCCATGGTTAAAGGCAAGCGATCATCTGTCAGTACAGCGCATTCCAGACAACTAAAAATGGTGAAATCCATAGGAAATATGTCTTCAAATATTAACGAcaaaatagaaatggatgatTCATCTTTTTCCCCCATAAAAGCTTTGTCTACTAACCAAGTCGGTCAAGTAAACAAAGACCGACCTAGAAGAAAGATGGAAAAACCAAAAGCAATGGTACAAGATCCTACAATGTCTGAAAATATTTTTAGCAGTCAACATGATAAGTCCATTGCTACATACTGGTGGAATAGTTTTGAATGTCAAAAG GCACAGGTAAAGCTTATTAATTGTCTGTCTTCATATCAAATGCGGAGATGGTGCACCTCTGAATGGTTTTATAGTGCTATTGACTATCCATGGTTTTCAAAGAGAGAGTTTGTAGAGTACTTGGACCATGTTGGACTGGGTCATGTTCCCAGATTGACTCGTATTGAGTGGGGAGTCATTAGAAG TTCTCTTGGTAGACCACGGAGATTTTCAGAGCAATTTTTGATAGAAGAAAAACATAAACTTAATCAGTACAGGGAGTCTGTCAGATCACATTATGCTGAAGTTCTTGCTGGTACCAAGGAAGGCCTGCCTGTTGATTTGGCCCAGCCATTAATAGTTGGGCAGCGTGTTATTGCTATTCATCCAAAGACTAGGGAGATTCATGATGGAAGTATACTGACTGTGGACCATTGTAGATACCGGGTTCAATTTGACCAACCTGAACTTGGAGTTGAGTTTGTCATG GATATTGACTGCATGCCTTTGTATCCATCTGAAAATATGCCCATGTCTCTCATACGACACCATATCACTCCTGCTAGAATAAATGAGAACCTTAGTGAGCTTACCCGTAATGGGAAACCAACACAAAGAAAGATCTCCGAGCACACAATATTGTCTGCAAGTGAGAACTCAGATGCCATTAAAGGTCTCTGTATACCACCTGCTATGCATGTTACTGGTACTTTGTCAAAACAg GGGTTTTCTTCAAGTTGCAAATCACAAGCAAAAGTTGTGTGCAGTGAGATTTGTAATGGCCAATCAGCATCAAGTTCTCAGTCTCCCCTTCTTGAACGTGTCCATTCAAAAGAAGCTGATATATTAGCTATTTCCGAATTGACTCGTGCTCTAGACAAAAAG GAACTTGTGTTGTCTGAACTGAAGCACATGAATGACGGTGTATCAGAAAGCCAGAAATACGGAGACAACTCGGTGAAGGATTCAGAACCTTTTAAAAGGAATTATGCTTCAGTACTTAAGCAATTAACTGAAGCAAATGAACAG GTTTCTTCTGGCTTGTTTTGCTTGAGGCAACGTAATGCATATCAAGCAAGTTCCTCAGTTTTGTCATTGAAGCCCATGGCAAATTTTGATGATCCTGGTGGTCAGGCTAGCTCTTCCAATTGTTCAGTTTGCCACAACCAAGAATCTATATCTCAAAGTCATATAGCTGATATTGTTGAAAGTTCAAGAAGAAAAGCCCAAACCATGGTTGTTCAAATTACTCAG GCAATATCTGATTTTAGAAAGACAGAAAGTAAGGTTGAAAGAATCGAAGATGCAATAAATTTTGTCAATAATCGGCTTTCAGCCACAAATTTTCTGCCCATGGATTCAATTACTTTAGCTTCTCAGGATCAATTGACTGCCGGCAGCATATTAAACCGCTTGGCAAGGTGCCATGTACAAGATGCCGAACTTAACAGTTCATCTGaccaaaatgaaatgaaaattcCCTCAGAACTCATATCTCATTGTCTAGCTACACTGCTCATGATTCAG AAATGTACGGAACGACAATTTCCCCCAGCTGATGTTGCTCAGGTACTAGATTCTGCTGTCACCAGTTTGCAGCCATTTTGTTCAAAGAATCTTCCAATATATGGTGAGATACAGAAATACATGGGTATCATAAGAAATCAGATATTGGCGCTCATACCTACCTAG
- the LOC101498785 gene encoding protein ALWAYS EARLY 3 isoform X2 yields MGPTRKSRSVNKRFSNIREAASSKDKDAANTGKNRKKASPGIPKKRKLADMLGPQWSKEELERFYEAYREYGKDWKKVAIAVRNRNMEMVEALYTMNRAYLSLPEGTASVVGLIAMMTDHYSILGGSDSGKESNEDAEICKMSKKRPRGKHPNDNNPLDGNFSDHSQPHSVASDDGCLSLLKKRHSGIRPHAVRKRTPRVPISYSIGKDNGGKFFSSARQDSKQMVDTNDVTHKIALALAEASQRGGSSKVSGSPNKKNMPSPNLKIGKKHVKSEIVGAKFCNSRMDEGSSELSLGSTEGDNGDYSRKLIQRSGRENTGRGRNQEKGTKHYRKNLEPEENINKHLNGIKEASSGTDDGKNQSSFKSCFDTDFANAKSARSSYKGLRKKSKKILFEKDEGSAFDALKTLADLSLMMPATNPDTESSVQFNEGNCDVVDESKMETDNGNSSRKSGKVFSDKAAAAPEVKGVYQFNAGSRKRKQKSFTSKNDETHTDSHLSGSQKIKVTDEVKKSMVKGKRSSVSTAHSRQLKMVKSIGNMSSNINDKIEMDDSSFSPIKALSTNQVGQVNKDRPRRKMEKPKAMVQDPTMSENIFSSQHDKSIATYWWNSFECQKVKLINCLSSYQMRRWCTSEWFYSAIDYPWFSKREFVEYLDHVGLGHVPRLTRIEWGVIRSSLGRPRRFSEQFLIEEKHKLNQYRESVRSHYAEVLAGTKEGLPVDLAQPLIVGQRVIAIHPKTREIHDGSILTVDHCRYRVQFDQPELGVEFVMDIDCMPLYPSENMPMSLIRHHITPARINENLSELTRNGKPTQRKISEHTILSASENSDAIKGLCIPPAMHVTGTLSKQGFSSSCKSQAKVVCSEICNGQSASSSQSPLLERVHSKEADILAISELTRALDKKELVLSELKHMNDGVSESQKYGDNSVKDSEPFKRNYASVLKQLTEANEQVSSGLFCLRQRNAYQASSSVLSLKPMANFDDPGGQASSSNCSVCHNQESISQSHIADIVESSRRKAQTMVVQITQAISDFRKTESKVERIEDAINFVNNRLSATNFLPMDSITLASQDQLTAGSILNRLARCHVQDAELNSSSDQNEMKIPSELISHCLATLLMIQKCTERQFPPADVAQVLDSAVTSLQPFCSKNLPIYGEIQKYMGIIRNQILALIPT; encoded by the exons ATGGGCCCTACCAGGAAATCTAGAAGTGTAAATAAGAGGTTCTCTAATATTCGTGAGGCTGCATCTAGTAAAGATAAAGATGCAGCAAATACTGGCAAGAATAGGAAGAAGGCGAGTCCTGGTATTCCGAAG AAGAGAAAATTGGCCGACATGTTAGGGCCACAATGGAGTAAGGAGGAGCTTGAACGTTTCTATGAAGCTTACCGTGAATATGGGAAAGACTGGAAGAAG GTTGCTATTGCAGTACGTAATAGGAACATGGAAATGGTAGAAGCCTTGTACACTATGAACAGG GCATACTTATCTCTTCCAGAGGGCACTGCTTCTGTTGTTGGACTGATAGCAATGATGACAGATCACTATAGTATACTG GGAGGAAGTGACAGTGGAAAAGAAAGCAATGAAGATGCAGAAATATGTAAAATGTCTAAAAAACGTCCACGGGGAAAACATCCAAATGACAATAACCCACTAGATGGAAACTTTTCAGATCATTCTCAGCCACATTCTGTTGCATCAGATGATGGCTGTCTGTCATTGTTGAAGAAGAGGCATTCTG GAATTAGGCCTCATGCTGTTCGAAAAAGAACTCCCCGTGTCCCTATTTCATATTCTATTGGCAAAGATAATGGGGGGAAGTTTTTTTCATCTGCTAGGCAGGACTCCAAACAAATGGTTGATACAAATGATGTCACTCATAAAATTGCATTAGCATTGGCAGAGGCTTCACAAAGAGGTGGTTCTTCAAAAGTTTCTGGATCGCCAAACAAGAAAAACATGCCATCACCCAATCTGAAAATTGGGAAGAAG CATGTTAAATCAGAAATAGTCGGGGCCAAGTTTTGCAACTCTCGCATGGATGAGGGTAGTTCTGAGTTGAGTTTAGGAAGCACAGAAGGTGATAATGGAGATTATTCTAGAAAATTAATTCAGCGAAGTGGTAGAGAAAATACTGGAAGAGGAAGGAATCAGGAAAAGGGAACAAAACACTACAGAAAGAACTTAGAACCTGAGGAAAATATAAACAAACATTTGAATGGCATAAAGGAGGCCTCCAGTGGGACCGATGATGGTAAAAATCAGAGTTCCTTCAAATCCTGTTTTGACACAGATTTTGCAAATGCAAAAAGTGCGAGGTCTTCTTACAAGGGTCTTagaaagaaaagtaaaaaaatactttttgagAAAG ATGAAGGTTCCGCATTCGATGCTCTGAAAACTTTGGCTGATCTTTCTTTGATGATGCCAGCAACAAACCCTGACACTG AGTCATCTGTGCAGTTCAATGAAGGAAACTGTGATGTGGTTGATGAGTCTAAAATGGAAACAGATAATGGAAACAGTTCAAGAAAATCAGGCAAGGTTTTTTCTGATAAAGCAGCTGCTGCTCCCGAAGTAAAGGGAGTGTACCAGTTTAATGCAGGAAGcaggaaaagaaaacaaaaatcgTTTACCTCAAAA AATGATGAAACACATACTGATTCTCATTTAAGTGGTTCCCAGAAAATAAAG GTTACTGATGAGGTGAAGAAGTCCATGGTTAAAGGCAAGCGATCATCTGTCAGTACAGCGCATTCCAGACAACTAAAAATGGTGAAATCCATAGGAAATATGTCTTCAAATATTAACGAcaaaatagaaatggatgatTCATCTTTTTCCCCCATAAAAGCTTTGTCTACTAACCAAGTCGGTCAAGTAAACAAAGACCGACCTAGAAGAAAGATGGAAAAACCAAAAGCAATGGTACAAGATCCTACAATGTCTGAAAATATTTTTAGCAGTCAACATGATAAGTCCATTGCTACATACTGGTGGAATAGTTTTGAATGTCAAAAG GTAAAGCTTATTAATTGTCTGTCTTCATATCAAATGCGGAGATGGTGCACCTCTGAATGGTTTTATAGTGCTATTGACTATCCATGGTTTTCAAAGAGAGAGTTTGTAGAGTACTTGGACCATGTTGGACTGGGTCATGTTCCCAGATTGACTCGTATTGAGTGGGGAGTCATTAGAAG TTCTCTTGGTAGACCACGGAGATTTTCAGAGCAATTTTTGATAGAAGAAAAACATAAACTTAATCAGTACAGGGAGTCTGTCAGATCACATTATGCTGAAGTTCTTGCTGGTACCAAGGAAGGCCTGCCTGTTGATTTGGCCCAGCCATTAATAGTTGGGCAGCGTGTTATTGCTATTCATCCAAAGACTAGGGAGATTCATGATGGAAGTATACTGACTGTGGACCATTGTAGATACCGGGTTCAATTTGACCAACCTGAACTTGGAGTTGAGTTTGTCATG GATATTGACTGCATGCCTTTGTATCCATCTGAAAATATGCCCATGTCTCTCATACGACACCATATCACTCCTGCTAGAATAAATGAGAACCTTAGTGAGCTTACCCGTAATGGGAAACCAACACAAAGAAAGATCTCCGAGCACACAATATTGTCTGCAAGTGAGAACTCAGATGCCATTAAAGGTCTCTGTATACCACCTGCTATGCATGTTACTGGTACTTTGTCAAAACAg GGGTTTTCTTCAAGTTGCAAATCACAAGCAAAAGTTGTGTGCAGTGAGATTTGTAATGGCCAATCAGCATCAAGTTCTCAGTCTCCCCTTCTTGAACGTGTCCATTCAAAAGAAGCTGATATATTAGCTATTTCCGAATTGACTCGTGCTCTAGACAAAAAG GAACTTGTGTTGTCTGAACTGAAGCACATGAATGACGGTGTATCAGAAAGCCAGAAATACGGAGACAACTCGGTGAAGGATTCAGAACCTTTTAAAAGGAATTATGCTTCAGTACTTAAGCAATTAACTGAAGCAAATGAACAG GTTTCTTCTGGCTTGTTTTGCTTGAGGCAACGTAATGCATATCAAGCAAGTTCCTCAGTTTTGTCATTGAAGCCCATGGCAAATTTTGATGATCCTGGTGGTCAGGCTAGCTCTTCCAATTGTTCAGTTTGCCACAACCAAGAATCTATATCTCAAAGTCATATAGCTGATATTGTTGAAAGTTCAAGAAGAAAAGCCCAAACCATGGTTGTTCAAATTACTCAG GCAATATCTGATTTTAGAAAGACAGAAAGTAAGGTTGAAAGAATCGAAGATGCAATAAATTTTGTCAATAATCGGCTTTCAGCCACAAATTTTCTGCCCATGGATTCAATTACTTTAGCTTCTCAGGATCAATTGACTGCCGGCAGCATATTAAACCGCTTGGCAAGGTGCCATGTACAAGATGCCGAACTTAACAGTTCATCTGaccaaaatgaaatgaaaattcCCTCAGAACTCATATCTCATTGTCTAGCTACACTGCTCATGATTCAG AAATGTACGGAACGACAATTTCCCCCAGCTGATGTTGCTCAGGTACTAGATTCTGCTGTCACCAGTTTGCAGCCATTTTGTTCAAAGAATCTTCCAATATATGGTGAGATACAGAAATACATGGGTATCATAAGAAATCAGATATTGGCGCTCATACCTACCTAG